One Alligator mississippiensis isolate rAllMis1 chromosome 1, rAllMis1, whole genome shotgun sequence genomic window carries:
- the SLC35A1 gene encoding CMP-sialic acid transporter yields MGGAAGHGSSPAVSAASLGTMAPPKENVTILFKLYCLTVMTLVAATYTVALRYTRTVEKELYFSTTAVCITEVIKLFLSVGILAKETGSLGRLISSLNENILGSPMELAKLSVPSVVYALQNNMAFLALSNLDAAVYQVTYQLKIPCTALCTVLMLNRSLSKLQWFSVLMLCGGVTLVQWKPAQATKVQVEQNPWLGFGAVTIAVLCSGFAGVYFEKVLKSSDTSLWVRNIQMYLSGIVVTLGGVYISEGTQVLERGFFYGYTYYVWFVIFLASVGGLYTSVVVKYTDNIMKGFSAAAAIVLSTVASVMLFGLQITITFSLGAVLVCISIYLYGLPRQDTTKIQPSEPKSLKERLMNV; encoded by the exons ATGGGAGGAGCGGCGGGGCACGGCTCCAGTCCCGCGGTCTCGGCAGCTTCCCTGGGCACCATGGCGCCGCCGAAAG AGAATGTCACTATACTGTTCAAGTTGTACTGCCTGACGGTGATGACTCTAGTTGCTGCAACATACACTGTAGCCTTACGATACACAAGAACAGTGGAAAAAGAACTCTACTTTTCAACCACAGCTGTGTGCATCACAGAAGTTATCAAGTTATTCCTAAGTGTGGGCATTTTGGCTAA AGAAACAGGAAGCTTGGGAAGGCTGATATCATCCTTAAATGAAAACATACTGGGCAGTCCTATGGAACTGGCAAAACTAAGTGTTCCATCAGTGGTGTATGCTCTGCAAAACAACATGGCTTTCTTGGCCCTTAGCAATTTGGATGCAGCAGTCTACCAG GTTACCTACCAGTTGAAGATCCCTTGCACAGCCTTATGTACTGTCTTAATGCTAAACCGCTCCCTTAGTAAATTGCAGTGGTTTTCTGTCTTAATGTTGTGCGGTGGAGTTACTCTTGTTCAGTGGAAGCCTGCTCAAGCTACAAAAGTACAA GTGGAACAGAATCCGTGGTTAGGGTTTGGAGCTGTAACTATTGCTGTATTGTGTTCAGGATTTGCAG gAGTCTATTTTGAGAAGGTACTAAAGAGTTCGGATACTTCCTTGTGGGTGAGGAATATCCAGATGTACTTGTCTGGGATTGTGGTGACTTTAGGTGGTGTCTACATATCAGAAGGAACTCAAGTTCTTGAGAGAGGATTTTTCTATGGCTATACATATTACGTCTGGTTTGTCATTT TTCTTGCCAGTGTTGGAGGCCTCTACACTTCTGTTGTTGTTAAATACACAGACAACATCATGAAAGGCttttctgcagcagctgccattgtCCTTTCTACTGTTGCATCAGTGATGCTCTTTGGCTTACAGATAA ctatAACCTTTTCACTTGGTGCTGTCCTTGTGTGCATTTCTATATACCTGTATGGCTTACCGCGACAAGATACCACAAAAATCCAGCCATCGGAGCCAAAAAGTTTGAAAGAGAGACTTATGAATGTGTGA